TCTAGATAACCGTTCCGTACTATGTAAGCCTGTAAGATAACTTTATATCCTAGCTATCATTTTAGCGTGCGTTGGCTAATTAGACATAGGTAACTCAGTGTATAAATAAGATATGAAGATCGCgataaaaaatgtactttaacaTTACCGAAAACGTATTGgataaaaacacagttttattgTAAGGTACATTAGTTGGTTAAATGTATGAGTATTGAGATTTTGAGGTGACTGGGAGTTCTCTAAGTATGGCCGAGCTCTGACAGCTTGCAGCATTGCTGATCTCTGTTTGTCCTGCAGGGGGGGCTGTATATACAGGCCCCATGTGAACAACTGAACAACCGCTCACATTCAAGGACAGAAGCCTTATAAACTAAACAGCCTTCCTCTTCTCGTCCAACTGATATTTCGACGGCAGCGCACAAAGAACAGCGAGCTGCATCAGGCTAACCCGCCGAGCCAGCACCTCCAGCCGGTAGAGGGCGCTCCTGAGCGATGTCGTCCGGGTGCCCTCCGCAGTCCCCCGCCGTGGCGAAGAcggaggtggtggtggagggcgAGTCCCCCCTGCTGGCCGCCACCTTCGCCTACTGGGACAACATCCTGGGCCCCCGCGTGCGTCACATCTGGGCCCCCAAGACGGAGAGGCCCCTCCTCCTGAGCGACGGCGAGATCACCTTCCTGGCCAATCACACGCTGAACGGCGAGATCCTGCGCAGCGCCGAGTGCGGCGCCGTCGACGTCAAGTTCTTCGTGCTGGCGGAGAAGGGCGTGATCATCGTGTCGCTCATCTTCGACGGCGAGCTGAAGGGCGACAAGAACACGTGCGCCCTGTCGCTGATCCTGCCGCAGACGCAGCTGGCCTTCTACCTGCCGCTGCACGCCGTCTGCGTGGAGCGGCTCAAGCACATCATCCGCAAGGGCCGCATCTGGATGAAGATGGTGAGGGGCTCCCGCGAGGGAAAGACACGGTCGTCTGTCCCCGTAGAGAAACCAGCCGCTAACTTACCAAATAGCATAAACCAGGCCATACAGGCAGTGGTGCCTCCTCCTTGAAAGCATGATGCGTATTAACTTTACTTTGAGAATTTATCTGTTGTTCACGTTGCGTGTTTTTCGGGTTGGTATGAGGGAGATCTTAGCCTGCCTGCACTGTTTGAACAAAACTGGCCCAGATTAAAAATATCAGTTGAACAGATTTACACTTAGTAATTCTATCATAACACTTCCACGGTCAGACGCAGCTCTGCGCCGGCAGCAGGATTTGCCCTCGTGGGGTCCGCACTGCCCGTATCACCCTGTccaagcagaagcagaagcgcCTTCTCCAGGGGGACTGGCTGATGGATGAGGTAGCAGCCAGGGTAGACAGAGCGGGGCGCAGGGTTGTTTTTGGAAGTGGAGGGCGGTCCCAGCGCAGCCTGGCTGGTCATCCTTAGACAGAGACGGAGGAGCCCCCTGCCCCAGATCGAGGCAGGGAGAGGGCGGTCTGCATTGGGCTGggctgacagccaatcagatgtcaGCCAGTCTGGCTTGATGAATGGGCTGTGGAGCCAATCCGACGCCAGGGTGTAGGGCCTGATGAATGGGCTATAGAGCCAATCAGATGTCAGGGTGTCAGGCCTGATGAATGGGCAGtagagccaatcagatgccTGGGTGTAGGGCCTGATGAATGGGCTATAGAGCCAATCAGATGTCAGGGTGTCAGGCCTGTTTAATGGGCTGtagagccaatcagatgccaGCATGTTGGGCTTGATGAATGGGCTATAGAGCCAATTAGATGCCAGCGTGTCAGGCCTGATGAATGGGCAGtagagccaatcagatgccaGCGTGTTGGCCCTGATGAATGGCCTATCAGGCAGCTCATCTCTGGCCCGGTCCCTcacaggtgggcggggccctgaCTGAGACCAAGCTGTGAGCCTGTGAAGGAGGGAGTGAAGCCCGGTGGTTTCTCATTTCTACCTGTGATGGTGCTCAGCAGACCTGCTGTAAAGAGGCTCTGCTCAGTGCCTGTGACTCATTTTAAAACTCGTTTAAAAAGCGCTCTGCGTTGTGTGCTGAGACAGGAGTCCCAGTGGGAGTGCTGTTGGCGTTGGGGGCGTTTAGAAACGTGTTGATTTGCAGCACTGCCTGGGTACCAGAGCACTGCAGGCTagagaccagcagcagccagcagaACATCAACAAAATCTCCAGACCTCCAAAAGAGCCATTTTGTTGATGTTGTGCTTGTGTAATGTTGGGGCTGTGCTTGTGTTGTGTTCAGATGTGGTCGTGTTGTCTGTGgcagtaaattaattttaaaaagcctagTTTTCAGAAAGAAGCGAGAACCATTTGACTTtgactcctcctcttcctcctcctcttcgtctcTCGCAGGGCTGCAGCATCGTCTCGGTCCTGACCTCGGAGATCGTGCCCATCATGGAGCTGCTGTCCT
This region of Anguilla anguilla isolate fAngAng1 chromosome 5, fAngAng1.pri, whole genome shotgun sequence genomic DNA includes:
- the c9orf72 gene encoding guanine nucleotide exchange C9orf72 homolog isoform X2 encodes the protein MSSGCPPQSPAVAKTEVVVEGESPLLAATFAYWDNILGPRVRHIWAPKTERPLLLSDGEITFLANHTLNGEILRSAECGAVDVKFFVLAEKGVIIVSLIFDGELKGDKNTCALSLILPQTQLAFYLPLHAVCVERLKHIIRKGRIWMKMGCSIVSVLTSEIVPIMELLSSMKTHSVPEDIDIKDTVLNDDDIGDSCHEDFLHK